In Halogeometricum sp. S1BR25-6, a single genomic region encodes these proteins:
- a CDS encoding NAD-dependent epimerase/dehydratase family protein produces the protein MSESDGNTAVTEERSGTPETVVVTGGTGRIGPTVVRTLHEAGYRVVNVSRSGGDTEADADLRADMVDAGETYGAFATADADAVVHLGMLSTPDHDPGHVVFESNVMSTYNVLQAAEALDVDTVVLASSLSAFGASFEPEPIRVSDLPLDEAHPVTPSNPYGMGKHVLEVTADGFALRADGPRTISSLRFPWMPTDEQMRETFARAERTPAALREAGHFETARNTLFSYLARSDAAELVRSAVEAEFEGHERFFAAAADTSMDVPTAELVDELYPGVEPGKSFEGHEALISTEKAERMLGWEPEKSWR, from the coding sequence ATGTCAGAGTCCGACGGGAACACGGCGGTGACGGAGGAACGTTCGGGGACACCAGAGACGGTGGTCGTGACAGGGGGGACCGGGCGCATCGGCCCGACGGTCGTCCGGACCCTCCACGAGGCGGGGTACCGCGTCGTCAACGTCTCGCGGTCGGGCGGCGACACCGAGGCGGACGCGGACCTGCGGGCGGACATGGTCGACGCCGGCGAGACGTACGGCGCGTTTGCCACCGCCGACGCCGACGCCGTCGTCCACCTCGGGATGCTCTCGACGCCCGACCACGACCCCGGACACGTCGTCTTCGAGAGCAACGTGATGAGCACGTACAACGTCCTTCAGGCGGCCGAGGCGCTCGACGTGGACACCGTCGTCCTCGCCTCCAGTCTCTCCGCGTTCGGCGCCTCCTTCGAACCCGAACCCATCCGCGTGTCGGACCTCCCTCTAGACGAGGCTCACCCGGTGACGCCGTCGAACCCCTACGGGATGGGCAAGCACGTCCTCGAAGTCACCGCCGACGGGTTCGCCCTCCGAGCAGACGGCCCGCGGACCATCTCCTCGCTGCGCTTCCCGTGGATGCCGACCGACGAGCAGATGCGCGAGACGTTCGCGCGGGCCGAGCGGACGCCGGCGGCGCTCCGCGAGGCGGGACACTTCGAGACGGCGCGCAACACGCTGTTCTCCTACCTCGCGCGGTCGGACGCCGCCGAACTCGTCCGGTCGGCGGTCGAGGCGGAGTTCGAGGGGCACGAGCGCTTCTTCGCCGCGGCGGCGGATACGAGCATGGACGTGCCGACCGCGGAACTGGTCGACGAACTGTACCCGGGCGTCGAACCGGGAAAATCGTTCGAGGGGCACGAGGCGCTCATCTCGACGGAGAAGGCCGAGCGAATGCTCGGATGGGAACCCGAGAAGAGTTGGCGGTGA
- a CDS encoding phosphoribosyltransferase family protein has product MNRAEKAALQLQAVAVLRVLKETRTYDELADLTGLPAGDLNRYVNGHVLPGVERARDVVQGVGRDALAAELESRVEFDDEGYVDNSGVVFDQSFLDLVAPVAANTLGFERPDVVLTAATDGITLGAAMASYFDARVAYAKKSKETAVEEFVESRQRLASGIELTYYLPARALSSGESVLIVDDLIRSGETQELLLDIALQSEANVTGVFALISVGTEGIDRAAEITDAPVGALTTFDAE; this is encoded by the coding sequence ATGAACAGAGCGGAGAAAGCGGCCCTCCAACTGCAGGCCGTCGCCGTCCTCCGGGTGCTCAAGGAGACCCGAACGTACGACGAACTCGCCGACCTCACCGGACTCCCGGCCGGCGACCTCAACCGCTACGTCAACGGCCACGTCCTCCCGGGCGTCGAACGCGCCCGCGACGTCGTGCAGGGCGTCGGCCGCGACGCTCTCGCCGCGGAGTTGGAGAGTCGCGTCGAGTTCGACGACGAGGGGTACGTCGACAACTCCGGCGTCGTCTTCGACCAGTCGTTCTTGGACCTCGTCGCGCCCGTCGCGGCGAACACCCTCGGCTTCGAACGCCCGGACGTGGTCCTCACCGCCGCCACCGACGGCATCACGCTGGGGGCCGCGATGGCCAGTTACTTCGACGCCCGCGTCGCCTACGCCAAGAAGTCGAAGGAGACGGCCGTCGAGGAGTTCGTCGAGTCCCGCCAGCGACTCGCCTCCGGTATCGAACTGACGTACTACCTGCCCGCGCGGGCCCTCTCCTCCGGCGAGAGCGTCCTCATCGTCGACGACCTCATCCGGTCGGGCGAGACGCAGGAACTCCTCCTCGACATCGCCCTGCAGTCGGAGGCGAACGTCACGGGCGTGTTCGCGCTCATCTCCGTCGGCACCGAAGGCATCGACCGCGCCGCCGAGATAACCGACGCGCCCGTCGGCGCCCTCACCACGTTCGACGCGGAGTGA
- the pyrE gene encoding orotate phosphoribosyltransferase, producing the protein MANDELIEALRAADAVRFGEFELSHGGTSNYYVDKYLFETDPHCLRLIAEAFAKKLDGVEKLAGVALGAVPLVAVTAAETDTPYVIARKEAKEYGTANRIEGRLEEGEEVVVLEDIATTGTSALDAVEALREAGAVVNRVLVVVDRNEGGRERLAEADVELDALVTAEDLLADAGGDVDADADAGAATDE; encoded by the coding sequence ATGGCGAACGACGAACTCATCGAGGCCCTGCGCGCGGCGGACGCCGTGCGGTTCGGCGAGTTCGAGTTGTCCCACGGCGGCACCTCGAACTACTACGTCGACAAGTACCTGTTCGAGACCGACCCCCACTGTCTCCGCCTCATCGCCGAGGCCTTCGCGAAAAAACTCGACGGCGTCGAGAAATTGGCGGGCGTCGCCCTCGGCGCCGTCCCCCTCGTGGCCGTCACGGCCGCCGAGACGGACACGCCGTACGTCATCGCCCGCAAGGAAGCCAAGGAGTACGGCACGGCCAACCGCATCGAGGGGCGACTGGAGGAGGGCGAGGAAGTCGTCGTCCTCGAGGACATCGCCACCACGGGTACGAGCGCCCTCGACGCCGTCGAGGCCCTGCGGGAGGCCGGCGCCGTCGTGAATCGGGTACTGGTCGTCGTCGACAGGAACGAGGGCGGCCGCGAACGCCTCGCCGAGGCCGACGTGGAACTCGACGCCCTCGTCACCGCCGAAGACCTGTTGGCCGACGCCGGGGGCGACGTCGACGCGGACGCCGATGCGGGCGCCGCGACGGACGAGTGA
- a CDS encoding NCS2 family permease produces the protein MGLTETLDEYFDVQEHGSSVRTELVAGVTTFLTMSYIVVVNPDILTAIPDVKPGIAIAGYSPGQVESMIAVVTLLAAAVATFVMAVYANRPFGQAPGLGLNAFFAFTVVGALGVPWQTALAAVVVEGIVFILLTAVGAREYVIRLFPEPVKFAVGTGIGLFLAIIGLQAMGIVVDDTATLVTLGAVAADPVAILSVLGLFLTFVLYARGVPGSILVGILGTSLVGWLLTTFGVVSPDAGLVAGSTTTTYDITPLAGAFVAGLGSVEAFSFALIVFTFFFVDFFDTAGTLVGVGQAGGFLDADGNLPDIDKPLMADAIGTTVGGMLGTSTVTTYIESAAGVEEGGRTGLTALVVSVLFLVSLAFVPLAAAIPQYASHIALVVIGVVMLGNVVDIDWSNITNTIPAGMTILVMPFTYSIAYGIAAGIVSYPVVKVAAGEYDEVRPGHWVLAAAFVVYFFVRTSGIIQSQV, from the coding sequence ATGGGGCTCACTGAAACGCTGGACGAGTACTTCGACGTACAAGAACACGGGTCGTCCGTTCGGACCGAACTCGTCGCGGGCGTGACGACGTTCCTGACGATGTCGTACATCGTCGTCGTCAACCCGGACATCCTGACGGCCATCCCCGACGTCAAACCCGGTATCGCCATCGCGGGCTACTCGCCGGGACAGGTCGAGTCGATGATAGCCGTGGTCACCCTCCTCGCCGCTGCCGTCGCCACGTTCGTGATGGCCGTCTACGCCAACCGACCGTTCGGACAGGCGCCCGGTCTCGGACTGAACGCGTTCTTCGCGTTCACCGTCGTCGGCGCCCTCGGCGTGCCGTGGCAGACGGCGCTGGCCGCCGTCGTCGTGGAGGGAATCGTCTTCATCCTCCTCACCGCCGTCGGCGCCCGCGAGTACGTCATCCGACTGTTCCCCGAACCGGTGAAGTTCGCCGTCGGCACCGGTATCGGACTCTTCCTCGCCATCATCGGTCTGCAGGCGATGGGCATCGTCGTCGACGACACGGCGACGCTCGTCACCCTCGGCGCCGTCGCCGCCGACCCCGTCGCCATCCTCTCGGTTCTCGGTCTGTTCCTCACGTTCGTCCTCTACGCTCGGGGCGTCCCGGGGTCCATCCTCGTCGGCATCCTCGGCACGTCGCTCGTCGGATGGCTTCTGACGACGTTCGGCGTCGTCTCGCCCGACGCGGGCCTCGTCGCGGGGTCGACGACGACCACCTACGACATCACGCCCCTCGCGGGCGCGTTCGTCGCCGGTCTCGGCAGCGTCGAGGCGTTCTCCTTCGCGCTCATCGTCTTCACGTTCTTCTTCGTCGACTTCTTCGACACCGCCGGGACGCTCGTCGGCGTCGGGCAGGCCGGGGGCTTCCTCGACGCGGACGGCAACCTCCCGGACATCGACAAGCCGCTGATGGCCGACGCCATCGGCACCACCGTCGGCGGAATGCTCGGCACCTCGACGGTGACGACGTACATCGAGTCCGCCGCCGGCGTCGAGGAGGGCGGTCGGACGGGTCTGACGGCGCTCGTCGTCTCCGTGCTCTTTCTCGTCTCGCTCGCGTTCGTCCCTCTCGCGGCCGCGATTCCGCAGTACGCCTCCCACATCGCCCTCGTCGTCATCGGCGTCGTGATGCTCGGCAACGTCGTCGACATCGACTGGAGCAACATCACGAACACCATCCCCGCGGGGATGACCATCCTCGTCATGCCGTTCACCTACTCCATCGCCTACGGCATCGCGGCGGGCATCGTCTCCTATCCCGTCGTCAAGGTCGCGGCCGGCGAGTACGACGAGGTGCGCCCCGGCCACTGGGTGCTCGCGGCCGCGTTCGTCGTCTACTTCTTCGTCCGCACGAGCGGCATCATCCAATCGCAGGTCTGA
- a CDS encoding glutathione S-transferase N-terminal domain-containing protein translates to MANLTLYELEGCPYCAKVKDKLADLDLEYDSVMVPRSHGERTEVEEVSGQTGVPVLVDEEHGVEGMAESDDIVEYLDETYGDAAS, encoded by the coding sequence ATGGCGAATCTCACGCTGTACGAACTGGAAGGCTGCCCCTACTGCGCGAAGGTGAAGGACAAACTCGCCGACCTCGACCTGGAGTACGACTCCGTCATGGTCCCGCGGTCGCACGGCGAGCGAACCGAAGTCGAGGAAGTGAGCGGACAGACCGGCGTCCCCGTCCTCGTCGACGAGGAGCACGGCGTCGAGGGGATGGCCGAGAGCGACGACATCGTCGAGTACCTCGACGAGACGTACGGCGACGCGGCGAGCTAA
- a CDS encoding Ig-like domain-containing protein, giving the protein MFDESLPAELRRFAADDRAIEGLPIRLVVALVVGVATMSVMLNMLSGVQGLAVTELDVKPSPDVVTPGERELSLLVVDADGDPVEGATVVVTDGTADVEGVPNAKSGADGTATVTVSASLRPNQEDGTIAVDVKPPAGSQFVDRRSNTEILVIEE; this is encoded by the coding sequence GTGTTCGACGAATCTCTCCCCGCGGAACTCCGGCGGTTCGCGGCCGACGACCGCGCCATCGAGGGCCTGCCTATCCGACTGGTCGTCGCCCTCGTCGTCGGCGTGGCGACGATGAGCGTGATGCTGAACATGCTGTCGGGCGTGCAGGGCCTCGCGGTGACCGAGTTGGACGTGAAACCGTCGCCCGACGTTGTGACGCCGGGAGAACGGGAGCTATCGCTCCTCGTCGTCGACGCCGACGGCGACCCCGTCGAGGGGGCGACGGTAGTCGTGACCGACGGGACGGCGGACGTCGAGGGCGTCCCGAACGCGAAGAGCGGCGCGGACGGGACGGCGACGGTCACCGTCTCGGCGTCGCTCCGGCCGAATCAGGAGGACGGAACGATAGCGGTCGACGTGAAACCGCCCGCGGGCAGCCAGTTCGTCGACCGCCGGAGCAACACGGAGATACTGGTGATCGAGGAGTAG
- a CDS encoding tRNA(Ile)(2)-agmatinylcytidine synthase, with protein MTVLGLDDTDSRERGMCTTYLATLAAEAIEAAGGTVERRLLVRLNPAVEHKTRGNAALALHTDLPPDETLELAVGELEPLAETADPRTSPGVVVAPGDPSAVPNAVSAFTRRAIRSFVDTDEAVELAEESGYRHRGWEGGRGRIGALAAVGAWAALDEWTYEHIAYREFDRCGTPRDVNLDSVFAAAEAHYPDAWDTVDTVEGQAVCVPNAPGPILYGIRGDDPGAVRSLSAAVDSEPVERRSTFLTNQGTDAHLRDGELGSLADGGAYRVGGVVTSDPETRRGGHVFFELGAGDSAADADAADAAGATVACAAFEPTKRFRDRVRALRPGDELTVCGELSEGTLKLEKFAVRSLNRTESRTPVCPDCDRTMESAGRNQGYRCRDCGTSAPGRVDVEVDRELERGWYEVPPCARRHVAKPLVRGGFDAPVHPER; from the coding sequence ATGACGGTCCTCGGCCTCGACGACACCGACTCGCGCGAGCGTGGGATGTGTACGACGTACCTCGCGACGCTCGCGGCCGAGGCCATCGAGGCGGCCGGCGGGACGGTTGAGCGCCGTCTCCTCGTCCGCCTCAACCCCGCTGTCGAACACAAGACGCGGGGGAACGCCGCCCTCGCCCTCCACACCGACCTCCCGCCCGACGAGACGCTCGAACTCGCCGTCGGGGAGTTGGAACCCCTCGCCGAGACGGCCGACCCGCGGACCAGTCCGGGCGTCGTCGTCGCCCCCGGCGACCCCTCGGCCGTCCCGAACGCCGTCTCGGCGTTCACTCGGCGCGCGATTCGGTCGTTCGTCGATACCGACGAGGCGGTCGAACTCGCCGAAGAATCGGGTTACCGCCATCGCGGGTGGGAGGGCGGCCGCGGCCGCATCGGCGCTCTCGCGGCCGTCGGTGCGTGGGCCGCCCTCGACGAGTGGACGTACGAGCACATCGCCTACCGGGAGTTCGACCGCTGCGGGACGCCCCGAGACGTGAACCTCGACTCGGTGTTCGCCGCCGCCGAGGCGCACTACCCGGACGCGTGGGACACCGTCGACACCGTCGAGGGGCAGGCCGTCTGCGTTCCGAACGCCCCCGGTCCCATCCTGTACGGCATCCGCGGCGACGACCCCGGCGCGGTGCGGTCGCTGTCGGCCGCCGTCGACTCCGAACCCGTCGAGCGCCGGTCGACCTTCCTCACCAATCAGGGAACGGACGCTCACCTCCGCGACGGGGAACTCGGGTCGCTCGCCGACGGCGGCGCGTACCGCGTCGGTGGCGTCGTCACCTCGGACCCGGAGACGCGGCGCGGCGGTCACGTCTTCTTCGAACTCGGTGCCGGCGACTCGGCGGCCGACGCCGATGCCGCCGACGCGGCCGGAGCGACCGTCGCTTGCGCCGCCTTCGAACCGACGAAGCGGTTCCGCGACCGGGTGCGCGCCCTCCGACCGGGCGACGAACTGACGGTCTGCGGCGAGTTGTCGGAGGGAACGCTGAAACTGGAGAAGTTCGCCGTCCGGTCGCTGAACCGCACCGAGTCGCGGACGCCCGTCTGCCCCGACTGCGACCGGACGATGGAGAGCGCCGGTCGGAACCAGGGCTACCGGTGCCGCGACTGCGGGACGTCCGCGCCCGGCCGGGTCGACGTCGAGGTCGACCGCGAACTCGAACGCGGGTGGTACGAGGTACCGCCGTGCGCCCGCCGGCACGTCGCCAAACCGCTCGTTCGCGGCGGCTTCGACGCCCCCGTCCACCCGGAGCGTTGA
- a CDS encoding CDP-2,3-bis-(O-geranylgeranyl)-sn-glycerol synthase, producing MVIELVVGAFWAMLPAYVPNNAAVLAGGGRPIDGGRTWGGRRVLGDGKTWRGTAVGTLVGFALAFVCNAVAGPLGAALGVSLPRFSVLGAFGLALGAMLGDVGASFLKRRSGRERGAAFPGLDQLDFVVGALALAALLDFEWFAGTFTLPVLAVVLVVTPVLHVGTNVGAYYLGLKNEPY from the coding sequence ATGGTCATCGAACTCGTCGTCGGCGCGTTCTGGGCGATGCTTCCGGCGTACGTGCCGAACAACGCCGCGGTCCTCGCCGGCGGGGGCCGGCCCATCGACGGCGGGCGGACGTGGGGCGGCCGGCGCGTCCTCGGGGACGGCAAGACGTGGCGCGGAACGGCGGTGGGGACGCTGGTGGGGTTCGCCCTCGCGTTCGTCTGCAACGCCGTCGCCGGCCCACTCGGCGCCGCCCTCGGCGTCTCGCTGCCCCGATTCTCGGTGCTCGGCGCGTTCGGCCTCGCCCTCGGCGCGATGCTCGGCGACGTCGGCGCCTCCTTTCTCAAGCGCCGGTCGGGGCGCGAACGCGGCGCGGCGTTCCCCGGCCTCGACCAACTCGACTTCGTCGTCGGCGCCCTCGCCCTCGCCGCCCTCCTGGACTTCGAGTGGTTCGCGGGGACGTTCACGCTCCCCGTCCTCGCCGTCGTCCTCGTCGTCACGCCCGTCCTCCACGTGGGGACGAACGTGGGGGCGTACTATCTGGGGCTGAAGAACGAGCCCTATTAA
- a CDS encoding transcriptional regulator, with protein sequence MSRSALVGNITAMLEDAGFAVSDRCAIRPKSFDLAARRGDDLVLLKVLGNIDAFDGETGAEMRRLGSYLSATPMVIGLRTRDEDLKPEVVYFRHGVPVMNPDTAMDLFLEGMPPLIYAAPGGLYVNLDGDLLADERERRGWSLGRLATELGVSRRTVSKYEDGMNASIEVAIHLEEMFDQPFSSPVSVLDGAEEVRSAEPTPEDPDADPDDEHVVHILTRAGFTVHPTARAPFKAVSEDDDRRSDQIPMLTGHSSFTPSAEKRARIMSSLGEVTRTRSVYFTKEQSKRDAVEGTALVSCDELASIDDPDAIRDLIRERAEEPSEA encoded by the coding sequence ATGTCTCGGTCAGCTCTGGTTGGAAACATCACAGCGATGCTGGAGGACGCGGGGTTCGCCGTCAGCGACCGTTGTGCCATCCGGCCCAAGAGCTTCGACCTCGCCGCCCGCCGCGGCGACGATTTGGTGCTTCTGAAGGTGCTCGGCAACATCGACGCGTTCGACGGCGAGACGGGCGCCGAGATGCGTCGCCTCGGGAGTTACCTCTCGGCGACGCCGATGGTCATCGGCCTACGGACCCGCGACGAGGACCTGAAGCCGGAGGTGGTGTACTTCCGTCACGGCGTGCCGGTGATGAATCCCGACACCGCGATGGACCTGTTCCTCGAAGGGATGCCGCCGCTCATCTACGCCGCGCCCGGGGGTCTCTACGTCAACCTCGACGGCGACCTGCTGGCGGACGAACGGGAGCGACGCGGGTGGAGTCTCGGCCGACTGGCGACGGAACTCGGCGTCTCGCGCCGGACCGTCTCGAAGTACGAGGACGGCATGAACGCCAGCATCGAGGTGGCCATCCACCTCGAAGAGATGTTCGACCAGCCGTTCTCCAGTCCCGTCTCCGTGCTCGACGGCGCCGAGGAAGTCCGCAGCGCCGAACCGACGCCGGAGGACCCCGACGCCGACCCGGACGACGAGCACGTCGTCCACATCCTCACGCGGGCGGGCTTCACCGTCCACCCGACCGCCCGCGCGCCGTTCAAGGCCGTCAGCGAGGACGACGACCGGCGCTCCGACCAGATTCCCATGCTCACCGGCCACTCCTCGTTCACCCCCAGCGCGGAGAAGCGCGCCCGCATCATGTCCTCGCTCGGCGAGGTCACCCGGACGCGGTCGGTGTACTTCACCAAAGAGCAGTCCAAGCGCGACGCCGTCGAGGGGACGGCGCTCGTCAGTTGCGACGAACTCGCCTCCATCGACGACCCCGACGCGATTCGCGACCTCATCCGCGAACGCGCCGAGGAACCGAGCGAAGCCTGA
- a CDS encoding DUF502 domain-containing protein — protein MSSWRRDFASGLVVLVPILVILYVLGILYSNISGLPLIKELEAPFGFFVAIFVFVMLVFSVGYLMRTTAGRLFESAIDGTMNRVPLVRVLYNASKLAVETALTGTEDLQKPVRLEVWPGIRMTGFKTGKTTPDGREVIFMPTAPNITTGFVMEVDPDDLTETDEKVEEALTRILSAGFAEDESTAAIDIDVDDERERTR, from the coding sequence ATGTCCTCGTGGAGACGCGACTTCGCAAGCGGTCTGGTCGTACTCGTCCCTATCCTCGTCATCCTGTACGTCCTCGGCATCCTCTACAGCAACATCTCCGGGCTCCCTCTCATCAAGGAACTGGAGGCCCCGTTCGGATTCTTCGTCGCCATCTTCGTCTTCGTGATGCTCGTGTTCTCGGTGGGCTACCTGATGCGGACGACGGCCGGACGCCTGTTCGAGTCGGCCATCGACGGGACGATGAACCGCGTTCCGCTCGTTCGGGTGCTGTACAACGCGTCGAAACTCGCCGTGGAGACGGCGCTGACGGGGACCGAGGACCTCCAAAAGCCCGTCAGACTGGAGGTGTGGCCGGGGATTCGGATGACGGGCTTCAAGACGGGGAAGACGACGCCGGACGGGCGCGAGGTAATTTTCATGCCGACGGCACCGAACATCACCACCGGGTTCGTGATGGAAGTCGACCCCGATGACCTGACTGAGACCGACGAGAAGGTCGAAGAGGCGCTGACGCGCATCCTCTCGGCCGGATTCGCCGAGGACGAGTCCACCGCGGCCATCGACATCGACGTCGACGACGAACGCGAGCGAACGCGGTAG
- a CDS encoding branched-chain amino acid transaminase, translated as MGFDEMDVDTIWMDGEFVDWDDAQIHVLTHGLHYGTGVFEGVRCYDTEKGPAVFRWEEHLDRFYDSTKPYDMEIPFNREELTEAMLGLLERQDLEAAYIRPIAFYGYDTLGVSPGDCPTQVAIAAWPWGAYLGEDALENGIEVMVSSWRKHASSQIPTNAKTTGLYVNSMLAGEEARRNGYAEAIVLNKEGDVAEGPGENIFLVRDETIYTPGLSESILDGITRNTVIELARERGYEVQDTASISRGELNTADELFFTGSAAEVTPIRKVDNVVIGNGSRGPVTEELQQAFFDLVERRTDDHDEWFTYL; from the coding sequence ATGGGATTTGACGAGATGGACGTCGACACCATCTGGATGGACGGCGAGTTCGTGGACTGGGACGACGCCCAGATTCACGTGCTCACCCACGGACTCCACTACGGGACGGGCGTCTTCGAGGGCGTCCGCTGCTACGACACCGAGAAGGGTCCCGCCGTCTTCCGCTGGGAGGAACACCTCGACCGGTTCTACGACTCCACGAAACCGTACGACATGGAGATTCCCTTCAACCGCGAGGAACTCACCGAGGCGATGCTGGGCCTCCTCGAACGGCAGGACCTCGAAGCCGCCTACATCCGCCCCATCGCCTTCTACGGCTACGACACCCTCGGCGTCTCGCCCGGCGACTGCCCGACGCAAGTCGCCATCGCGGCGTGGCCGTGGGGCGCCTACCTCGGCGAGGACGCCCTGGAGAACGGCATCGAGGTGATGGTGTCCTCCTGGCGCAAGCACGCCTCCAGCCAAATCCCGACGAACGCGAAGACGACGGGGCTGTACGTGAACTCGATGCTCGCCGGAGAGGAGGCCCGCCGCAACGGCTACGCCGAAGCCATCGTCCTCAACAAGGAGGGCGACGTCGCGGAGGGCCCCGGCGAGAACATCTTCCTCGTCCGCGACGAGACCATCTACACGCCCGGTCTGAGCGAGTCCATCCTCGACGGCATCACCCGCAACACCGTCATCGAACTCGCCCGCGAACGCGGTTACGAGGTGCAGGACACCGCCTCTATCAGTCGCGGCGAACTCAACACCGCCGACGAACTGTTCTTCACCGGCAGCGCCGCGGAGGTCACGCCCATCCGCAAGGTGGACAACGTCGTCATCGGGAACGGCTCCCGCGGCCCCGTCACCGAGGAACTCCAGCAGGCGTTCTTCGACCTCGTGGAACGTCGCACCGACGACCACGACGAGTGGTTCACCTACCTGTAG
- a CDS encoding aryl-sulfate sulfotransferase — MDTPSRSTAVRIVAFVLVVALLTPSAVSALTYDPSEERTLTRGTVTSPANGSTIVSVQGYTFQGNTNRKKPARLISVGERGQTQWVHNDEVGSGAWFFDVDPMDNGNLLVSSPRSGKTVVYELNPETQERVWEKTFNITDTHDVDMLSEDEIVVANMREWNESAQVSDDRIFVYNRTTGEVTWEWYFKNHYPANTDGGYNKDWTHVNDVDPIGDGKLLLSPRNFDQAIVVDMETKEITRRLGSDGNHSVMNEQHNPDWILSENGTPTILVADSGNNRVVEYAYEDGEWVRTWTVGADTLNWPRDADRLPNGNTLIVDTLNHRVIEVTPTGEVVWEYYATWGPYDAERVAHGDESSGPTIRDMNASGTYAITGSANLTAGAGDGTGFASQIRATFSGTALEAPMNEFATRWAHVTPWLRPVWMSGWDFVWAIAAAAVVLFWGATELVLGRHRIVGAARSVRGR, encoded by the coding sequence ATGGATACGCCCTCCCGGTCGACGGCGGTGCGAATCGTGGCGTTCGTCCTCGTGGTCGCGCTGTTGACTCCCTCGGCGGTATCGGCGCTCACCTACGACCCCAGCGAGGAGCGCACGCTCACGCGGGGAACGGTGACGAGTCCGGCCAACGGGTCGACTATCGTCAGCGTGCAGGGGTACACCTTCCAAGGCAACACCAACCGGAAGAAGCCCGCGCGCCTCATCTCGGTCGGCGAACGCGGGCAGACCCAGTGGGTCCACAACGACGAGGTCGGTTCGGGGGCGTGGTTCTTCGACGTCGACCCGATGGACAACGGTAACCTGCTCGTCTCCTCGCCGCGGAGCGGCAAGACCGTCGTCTACGAGTTGAACCCCGAGACGCAGGAACGCGTCTGGGAGAAGACGTTCAACATCACGGATACGCACGACGTCGACATGCTGAGCGAAGACGAGATAGTCGTCGCCAACATGCGCGAGTGGAACGAGTCGGCGCAGGTCAGCGACGACCGGATATTCGTCTACAACCGCACGACTGGAGAGGTGACGTGGGAGTGGTACTTCAAGAACCACTACCCGGCGAACACCGACGGCGGCTACAACAAAGACTGGACGCACGTCAACGACGTCGACCCCATCGGCGACGGGAAACTGCTCCTCTCGCCGCGAAACTTCGACCAGGCGATCGTCGTCGACATGGAGACGAAGGAGATCACTCGACGCCTCGGGAGCGACGGGAACCATTCGGTGATGAACGAACAGCACAACCCCGACTGGATACTCAGCGAGAACGGGACGCCGACGATTCTCGTCGCCGACAGCGGGAACAACCGCGTCGTCGAGTACGCCTACGAAGATGGTGAGTGGGTCCGGACGTGGACCGTCGGGGCGGACACGCTGAACTGGCCACGCGACGCCGACCGCCTGCCGAACGGGAACACGCTCATCGTCGACACGCTGAACCACCGCGTCATCGAAGTGACGCCGACGGGCGAAGTCGTCTGGGAGTACTACGCGACGTGGGGACCGTACGACGCCGAACGGGTCGCCCACGGCGACGAGTCGTCGGGACCGACCATCCGCGACATGAACGCCAGCGGCACCTACGCCATCACCGGCAGCGCGAACCTCACCGCCGGGGCCGGCGACGGAACCGGGTTCGCCTCGCAGATTCGCGCGACGTTCTCCGGGACGGCGCTCGAAGCGCCGATGAACGAGTTCGCCACGCGGTGGGCGCACGTGACCCCGTGGCTCCGCCCGGTGTGGATGTCCGGGTGGGATTTCGTGTGGGCCATCGCCGCCGCCGCCGTCGTCCTCTTCTGGGGGGCGACCGAACTGGTCCTCGGCCGTCACCGCATCGTCGGCGCCGCCCGGAGCGTCCGCGGACGCTGA